The Thermoflexus hugenholtzii JAD2 genome has a window encoding:
- a CDS encoding type II toxin-antitoxin system Phd/YefM family antitoxin gives MPYVSVRELKGQLSRILRAVREGRKEYLVTYRGRVVARISPVVPPKQRVGMKKVRKVMRDLEQLAAEIGKKWPAGVSAVEAVREERRDL, from the coding sequence ATGCCTTACGTCAGTGTGCGTGAACTCAAGGGACAACTTAGCCGGATCTTGCGGGCCGTGCGGGAGGGGCGGAAAGAGTATCTGGTTACATACCGTGGCCGCGTGGTGGCGCGCATCTCGCCCGTTGTGCCACCGAAGCAGCGGGTGGGAATGAAAAAGGTGCGGAAAGTGATGCGCGATCTGGAGCAGCTGGCCGCGGAGATCGGCAAGAAGTGGCCAGCGGGTGTGTCCGCGGTTGAGGCGGTCCGGGAAGAGCGGAGGGACCTCTGA
- a CDS encoding pyridoxamine 5'-phosphate oxidase family protein, with the protein MNRLPEAVEALLEAALVAEFTVLDGRNRPVVHPMLPLYVGDGRIYLTSSVLFSRKLFHIRRNPRVALSITDPVAAPVARWGAVTIQGEATIDDADPHSGWLWLLPAWARKEPDIPRLVKNRWMLPLFWERVVIAITPRRIFHWPPGGTGEPVVYDLSEGG; encoded by the coding sequence ATGAACCGCTTGCCGGAAGCGGTGGAGGCCTTGCTGGAGGCCGCCCTGGTGGCGGAGTTCACGGTGCTGGATGGTCGGAACCGTCCCGTGGTCCATCCCATGCTCCCCCTTTACGTCGGGGATGGACGGATCTATCTCACCTCCAGTGTGCTGTTCTCCCGCAAGCTCTTTCACATCCGACGGAACCCACGGGTGGCGCTGAGCATCACGGACCCCGTGGCGGCGCCGGTGGCGCGCTGGGGCGCGGTGACGATCCAGGGGGAGGCCACGATCGATGACGCGGACCCCCACTCCGGATGGCTGTGGTTGTTGCCGGCTTGGGCGCGGAAGGAGCCGGATATCCCCCGCTTGGTGAAAAACCGGTGGATGCTCCCGCTGTTCTGGGAGCGTGTGGTGATCGCCATCACCCCTCGCCGGATCTTCCACTGGCCCCCCGGTGGGACTGGGGAGCCGGTGGTTTACGATCTCTCGGAGGGTGGCTGA
- a CDS encoding CPBP family intramembrane glutamic endopeptidase, whose product MTAPAERPAATPFREAIVREWPALGIWILAVLGFGWQALSQEGAGQGLPALVAFALLMAAYMGSAFLPVEAARRWAGEDIRRVYGIPFALWFAGGLLGILRGLPTDPWALLGGLAFLVWPAVLVLHNRAAWGPIPALVVLGTLALILIPGPLPGDPVGWAFRIGAGLWPLPLILGWPAAARPRAHLLYFGAILFVWYAVEFNRLPALPLLRGGPSYFHLAAIPLFLWLMLLSGRFPDLGLTFRWTGRDLLAILVHLAGFAAFALPFGWLTGFLTPASTHPGLPEALLRLLAIYLFIALPEEILFRGALHVHLQRALGWPPLRTLLLSSLLFGLAHLNNPPKVGLYAVLATVAGFFYGRTYLQTGKVTAAAMVHALVDWVWGLLFSR is encoded by the coding sequence ATGACCGCTCCCGCTGAAAGGCCTGCAGCAACACCGTTTCGGGAGGCCATCGTTCGGGAGTGGCCGGCGCTGGGGATCTGGATCCTGGCCGTTCTTGGCTTCGGGTGGCAGGCCCTCTCCCAAGAAGGAGCCGGGCAGGGACTCCCTGCCTTGGTGGCCTTCGCACTGCTGATGGCAGCCTATATGGGAAGCGCCTTCCTGCCCGTCGAGGCCGCGCGGCGCTGGGCCGGAGAGGACATCCGGCGGGTTTACGGGATTCCCTTCGCGCTCTGGTTCGCCGGCGGCCTGTTGGGGATCCTGCGGGGGCTTCCCACGGATCCATGGGCCCTTCTCGGGGGTTTGGCCTTCCTGGTCTGGCCGGCGGTCCTCGTCCTCCACAACCGGGCCGCCTGGGGTCCGATCCCCGCTCTGGTGGTCCTGGGCACCCTGGCCCTGATCCTGATCCCCGGTCCCCTCCCCGGGGATCCGGTGGGCTGGGCCTTTCGGATCGGGGCCGGGCTCTGGCCCCTCCCGCTGATCCTCGGATGGCCCGCCGCAGCCCGCCCGCGGGCCCATCTGCTCTACTTCGGCGCGATCCTGTTCGTGTGGTATGCCGTGGAGTTCAACCGCCTCCCGGCGCTGCCCCTGCTGCGCGGTGGGCCCTCATATTTCCACCTCGCGGCCATCCCGCTGTTCCTGTGGCTGATGCTCCTGAGCGGGCGCTTCCCCGACCTGGGGTTGACCTTCCGCTGGACGGGGCGGGATCTCCTCGCCATCTTGGTCCATCTGGCCGGGTTCGCGGCCTTCGCCCTCCCCTTCGGGTGGCTCACCGGCTTCCTGACCCCGGCGTCGACCCATCCGGGCCTGCCGGAGGCCCTCCTCCGCCTGCTGGCCATCTATCTTTTCATCGCCCTTCCGGAGGAGATCCTCTTCCGGGGCGCGCTGCATGTCCACCTGCAGCGGGCCCTGGGATGGCCGCCGCTGCGCACCCTGCTGTTATCCTCTCTCCTATTCGGCCTCGCCCATCTGAACAACCCCCCGAAGGTAGGGCTTTACGCCGTCCTGGCCACCGTGGCCGGCTTCTTCTACGGGCGAACATATTTGCAAACCGGGAAGGTGACCGCGGCGGCGATGGTGCATGCCCTGGTGGACTGGGTGTGGGGCCTTCTGTTTTCGAGGTAG
- a CDS encoding type II toxin-antitoxin system VapC family toxin, whose amino-acid sequence MVVDASVWVSALVPSDVHHAASRRWLEARLREGMPLVAPVILLAEVGGAIARRTGDTRLGRQAIDMLLAFPTLRLTPIDDNLGGEAALLAARLRLRGVDAVYVATAVLVGAPLVTWDVEQRKRAVSVIQAHAPDAP is encoded by the coding sequence GTGGTGGTCGATGCCAGCGTGTGGGTCAGCGCCCTGGTGCCTTCGGATGTGCATCACGCGGCCAGCCGTCGGTGGTTGGAGGCGCGCCTGCGGGAGGGGATGCCCCTGGTTGCACCGGTCATCCTGCTGGCGGAGGTGGGTGGAGCCATTGCCCGGCGCACGGGCGACACGAGGCTGGGCCGGCAGGCTATAGACATGTTGCTGGCCTTTCCCACTCTGCGTTTGACTCCTATAGATGACAATCTGGGTGGTGAGGCGGCGCTTTTGGCCGCGCGGCTGCGCCTGCGAGGGGTGGACGCGGTGTACGTGGCCACCGCCGTCCTGGTGGGGGCGCCCCTTGTGACCTGGGACGTGGAACAGCGAAAGCGGGCTGTTTCAGTTATACAAGCGCACGCCCCCGACGCACCTTGA
- the thrC gene encoding threonine synthase, with the protein MWRGIIHAYRPFLRVASIDPITLHEGNTPLVPALRLAQAIGFPGSLYLKYEGLNPTGSFKDRGMTTALTQAVAEGAQAVICASTGNTAASAAAYAARAGLRAIVLVPAGKIALGKLVAAMAYGATVLAVEGNFDAALALVRRAVEVYPIALVNSLNPYRLEGQQTAAFEICDQLGRAPDWLAIPVGNAGNITAYWKGFRAYHQAGRIAALPRLLGVQAEGAAPLVRGHPIDQPETVATAIRIGRPARGAEAAQAVRESGGRFLAVSDEEILEAWRMLAALEGLFVEPASAAAVAGLRRALAEGLIPRREELQVVAVLTGHGLKDPEVALRILPAPARVPADWEAFRRTLEPLLERPPEPRAETEAPLPRPSVP; encoded by the coding sequence ATGTGGCGCGGCATCATCCATGCGTATCGCCCGTTTCTGCGCGTGGCCTCGATCGATCCCATCACCCTCCACGAAGGCAACACCCCGCTCGTGCCCGCTCTCCGTCTGGCGCAGGCCATCGGCTTCCCCGGTTCCCTCTATCTGAAATACGAAGGCCTGAACCCCACGGGCTCTTTCAAGGACCGGGGGATGACCACGGCGCTGACCCAGGCGGTCGCGGAGGGCGCACAGGCGGTGATCTGCGCCAGCACAGGGAACACCGCCGCCTCCGCGGCTGCTTATGCGGCCCGCGCCGGCCTGCGGGCCATCGTCCTGGTCCCGGCCGGGAAGATCGCCCTGGGGAAGCTCGTGGCGGCGATGGCCTACGGCGCCACCGTCCTGGCGGTGGAGGGGAACTTCGATGCAGCGCTGGCGCTGGTGCGGCGCGCCGTGGAGGTCTATCCCATCGCCCTGGTGAACTCCCTCAATCCCTACCGGCTCGAGGGCCAGCAGACCGCCGCCTTCGAGATTTGCGATCAGTTGGGCCGGGCGCCCGACTGGCTGGCGATCCCGGTGGGGAACGCCGGGAACATCACCGCTTACTGGAAGGGGTTCCGCGCTTACCATCAGGCTGGCCGCATCGCCGCGCTGCCTCGTCTCCTGGGCGTTCAAGCGGAGGGCGCGGCGCCGCTGGTGCGGGGCCATCCCATCGATCAGCCGGAGACGGTGGCCACGGCGATCCGCATCGGGCGGCCAGCTCGCGGGGCCGAGGCCGCGCAGGCCGTCCGGGAGTCCGGTGGGCGGTTCCTCGCAGTCTCGGATGAGGAGATCCTGGAGGCGTGGCGGATGCTGGCGGCCCTGGAGGGCCTTTTCGTGGAGCCGGCCTCAGCCGCCGCGGTGGCCGGGCTGCGCCGGGCGCTGGCCGAGGGACTGATCCCGCGCCGGGAGGAGCTCCAGGTGGTGGCGGTGCTGACCGGCCACGGCCTGAAAGATCCCGAGGTTGCCCTGCGGATCCTGCCGGCGCCCGCCCGGGTCCCAGCGGATTGGGAGGCCTTCCGTCGGACCCTGGAGCCGTTGCTGGAGCGCCCGCCTGAGCCCCGGGCGGAAACCGAAGCGCCCCTCCCTCGCCCGAGCGTTCCCTGA
- a CDS encoding OsmC family protein → MAEVQIKWVEKRQFVGIDSTRHSVVISGTGPEDGVGMKPAELLLIALGACSAFDVLDILEKKRQKVTGLEVRVHGEQDPEPPWAFRRIHVTYRVRGRGISPKAVEDAVRLSEEKYCSVSATVRGVAALTHTIELVEEEG, encoded by the coding sequence ATGGCTGAGGTGCAGATCAAGTGGGTGGAGAAGCGCCAGTTCGTGGGGATCGACAGCACGCGGCACAGCGTGGTGATCTCCGGCACCGGGCCGGAGGACGGGGTGGGGATGAAGCCGGCGGAGCTGTTGCTGATCGCCCTGGGGGCGTGCTCCGCCTTCGACGTGTTAGACATCCTGGAGAAGAAACGGCAGAAGGTCACCGGCCTGGAGGTCCGGGTGCACGGCGAGCAGGATCCGGAGCCGCCGTGGGCCTTCCGTCGCATCCACGTGACGTATCGGGTCCGGGGCCGCGGCATCTCCCCGAAGGCGGTGGAGGATGCGGTGCGCCTTTCCGAGGAGAAATACTGCTCCGTCAGCGCCACGGTCCGCGGGGTGGCCGCGCTCACCCACACCATCGAGCTCGTGGAGGAGGAGGGATGA
- a CDS encoding prenyltransferase, whose protein sequence is MSQPAMREILSEAQRRTAEHPFAVLVWVDEAGYPMHRPGPFEVEEDGIRLRISDEPLPPDGAPVAVILSRIRPRPQGGYEGRRYWTFHGSAHRRADGVAVRPHRVSGWREDERPFLALCEGAVPQAQRYFAFLSRIHGRPIRPRLPLAGLLLRATRAPFLTATVIPVLLGAAVAFYEGSFSLPWLVLTLAAAALVHLGLNVCNDIFDALSGADAVNPSPTPFSGGSRVIQYGLLGIREMALLCAALYGGGALLGLLMVIFRAGVPLLVLGASGLLLSIAYTAPPLRLAYRGLGELAVALGFGPLMTIGAYTVQTGRIGWSPLIASVPVALLIALVLYVNEVPDRAGDAAAGKRTLAVRLSGRWRARIYGIGVAAAYLFVGIAVILRWMPPWAVAVGVTLPMAVSVGRSLARFAEQPYALIPAMATQIRLHLYAGLLLAASYLVSRWLGPGGS, encoded by the coding sequence ATGTCCCAGCCTGCGATGCGCGAGATCCTGTCGGAGGCGCAGCGACGGACGGCGGAGCATCCCTTCGCCGTTCTGGTTTGGGTGGACGAGGCGGGCTATCCGATGCATCGCCCGGGGCCTTTTGAGGTAGAGGAGGATGGGATCCGGTTGCGGATCTCCGATGAGCCCCTGCCACCGGATGGCGCCCCGGTCGCGGTGATCCTGAGCCGGATCCGGCCGCGGCCTCAGGGAGGCTACGAGGGGCGACGATACTGGACCTTCCACGGTTCTGCGCACCGTCGCGCCGATGGCGTAGCCGTGCGGCCCCATCGGGTCTCCGGATGGCGGGAGGATGAGCGGCCGTTCCTGGCGTTGTGCGAGGGGGCAGTGCCGCAAGCGCAGCGCTATTTCGCCTTTCTGAGCCGGATCCACGGCCGTCCGATCCGTCCGCGCCTGCCGCTTGCCGGGCTGCTCCTCCGGGCGACGCGAGCGCCGTTCCTGACGGCCACCGTGATCCCGGTGCTCCTGGGGGCGGCGGTGGCCTTCTACGAGGGGTCCTTCTCGTTGCCCTGGCTGGTCCTCACCCTGGCCGCCGCGGCATTGGTGCACCTGGGGCTCAACGTGTGCAACGACATCTTCGACGCGCTCTCCGGGGCGGACGCGGTCAACCCGAGCCCCACGCCGTTCAGCGGCGGCTCGCGGGTGATCCAATATGGCCTCCTGGGGATCCGGGAGATGGCCCTCCTGTGCGCAGCCCTGTATGGAGGTGGGGCTCTCCTCGGCCTGTTGATGGTGATCTTCCGCGCCGGGGTGCCGCTTCTCGTCCTGGGGGCCTCCGGCCTTCTGCTCAGCATCGCGTATACGGCCCCTCCGCTGCGGCTGGCCTATCGGGGGCTGGGGGAGCTGGCGGTGGCCTTGGGCTTCGGCCCCCTGATGACCATAGGTGCCTATACGGTCCAGACCGGCCGCATCGGGTGGTCCCCGCTGATCGCCTCTGTGCCCGTCGCCCTCTTGATCGCGCTGGTGCTTTATGTCAACGAGGTGCCGGACCGGGCGGGGGATGCGGCGGCTGGGAAGCGCACTTTGGCCGTTCGCCTCTCCGGGCGGTGGCGGGCGAGGATCTACGGGATCGGGGTGGCGGCTGCTTATCTCTTTGTCGGGATCGCGGTGATCCTGAGGTGGATGCCCCCCTGGGCCGTCGCGGTCGGGGTGACCCTCCCCATGGCCGTCTCCGTCGGCCGTTCCCTTGCCCGTTTCGCCGAGCAGCCTTACGCCCTGATCCCGGCGATGGCCACACAGATCCGTCTGCATCTTTACGCCGGGCTGTTGCTCGCCGCCAGCTATCTGGTGAGCCGATGGCTGGGGCCTGGAGGATCCTGA